A portion of the Juglans microcarpa x Juglans regia isolate MS1-56 chromosome 1D, Jm3101_v1.0, whole genome shotgun sequence genome contains these proteins:
- the LOC121249764 gene encoding protein yippee-like isoform X1, which translates to MLYLIYALVKLVYHPVDYYFMGIIYHFLSLVHPLDYKRRNEFQGLPQSHACFSNFHLQCFDRVNVSVGEKEERVMTTGMHTVADIFCVGCGSIVGWTYETAHEKSQKYKEGKSVLERYKVSGPDGSNYWVSHGAHIGGSDADDA; encoded by the exons ATGCTCTACTTAATATATGCATTGGTGAAGTTAGTTTATCATCCAGTTGATTATTACTTTATGGGCATCATATATCATTTTCTATCTCTTGTCCATCCACTTGATTACAAGAGGAGGAATGAATTTCAAGGGCTTCCCCAGTCACATGCTTG cttttctaattttcatcttcaatgcTTTGACAGAGTGAATGTGTCTGTtggtgaaaaagaagaaagagtgaTGACGACTGGGATGCACACTGTTGCTgacatattttgtgttggttGTGGATCAATAGTAGGGTGGACATAT GAGACTGCCCATGAAAAAAGCCAGAAGTACAAGGAAGGAAAATCTGTGCTTGAGAG ATACAAGGTTTCAGGTCCCGATGGAAGCAATTACTGGGTCAGCCATGGAGCACATATTGGTGGAagtgatgca
- the LOC121249764 gene encoding protein yippee-like isoform X2 — protein sequence MGRLFVVNLEGKIYSCKHCRTHLALCEDIVSKSFHCRHGKAYLFNKVVNVSVGEKEERVMTTGMHTVADIFCVGCGSIVGWTYETAHEKSQKYKEGKSVLERYKVSGPDGSNYWVSHGAHIGGSDADDA from the exons ATGGGGAGGTTGTTTGTGGTGAATCTCGAGGGGAAGATCTATAGTTGCAAGCACTGCCGGACCCATCTTGCACTTTGTGAAGACATCGTTTCCAAG TCTTTCCACTGCAGGCATGGAAAAGCTTATCTCTTCAATAAGGT AGTGAATGTGTCTGTtggtgaaaaagaagaaagagtgaTGACGACTGGGATGCACACTGTTGCTgacatattttgtgttggttGTGGATCAATAGTAGGGTGGACATAT GAGACTGCCCATGAAAAAAGCCAGAAGTACAAGGAAGGAAAATCTGTGCTTGAGAG ATACAAGGTTTCAGGTCCCGATGGAAGCAATTACTGGGTCAGCCATGGAGCACATATTGGTGGAagtgatgca